ACCCGATCATCGGCCACTCGCCGGCGATGCAGGAGGTGTACAAGGCCATTGGCCGCATCGCCCCGCAAGATGTCAACGTGCTCATTCTGGGAGAAAGCGGCACGGGCAAGGAGCTGGTGGCCCGCGCCCTCTACCAGCACTCCCGCCGGGCGGATCGCCCCTTCCTGGCCATCAATTGCGCCGCCATTCCCGACTCGCTGCTGGAAAGTGAGTTGTTCGGCCATGAGAAAGGGGCCTTCACCGGGGCGGACCGGCAGCGCATCGGCAAATTCGAGCAAGCCCACGGCGGCACCCTCTTCCTCGACGAAATCGGGGACATGTCCCCCGCCACGCAGGCCAAGGTCCTGCGTGTGCTTCAGGATCAGCAGTTCGAGCGTGTCGGCGGCAGCGAAACCATCGCCGTGGATGTCCGGGTGATCGCCGCCACCAATCAGAAGCTGGAAGCCCTGGTGGAACAGGGCCGCTTCCGCAGCGATCTGTACTACCGCCTCAACGGCGTGACCATCCACCTGCCTCCGCTGCGGGAGCGCAAGGAGGACATTCCCTTGCTGGTGGACCACTTCCTGCGCCTGGCCAACCGCAAGCTGGAGAAGAACGTCAAAGGCGTGGCCCCGGATGCCCTGCGCATTCTGGAGGCTCACGACTGGCCGGGAAATGTCCGCGAATTGCAAAACGTCATCCGTTACGCCGTGATCCAGGCGGTGGGCGAAGTGCTGACGGTGGATTGCCTGCCGGCGTCGGTCCGCGGTGGACCCGCCCCCCAAACCGGCCGCTCCGCCGAAGACCCCCTCGATGTCCGCCGCCTCGTCCGGGACATGCTCGCCTTCGGCACCCCGGACATCTACCGCCGCGTCATCGCCGAAGTGGACCGTGTGGTCCTCGAAGAAGTGCTCCGCCACGTCGGCGGGAATCAGGTCCATGCCAGCGAGTTACTCGGCATCTCCCGCACCACCTTGCGCGCCAAACTCGCCGCGGACAAAACTTCCATCCTGCACGGCCCCTTGCCGGAAAACTCCTGAGCCTGGCCCTCTGGACTTTCCCTCGGCCCCTGAGGTCCGCGGCGTTTCCCCTTTGCTGACTCAGTTTCTGCTTTTTCCTCTTCGCCGCAGGTTTTCCCTTTTTCGCTGCCACCGTTTTCCTCTTCGCCGTAGGTTTTTCCCTCTGCGCCGCGGGCTGGTCTTTCCAGATTTTTCACCTGCTTTCCAGATTTTTCACCCGAATTTTGCAGGTTTCCCAACTCCCGGAGGTGGGGCGGAAGAGGGGTGGAGAAAAAATGTCACGAAAAGTCAGAATCTGCTTGCAGGACGGCCAGGAACGTTTATAGTGATGGGAACACAGAGAGTTCCAGTTCAAGGGACGATGTGCTGGCTCATCCCCTGCGGTGGGTACCTGCTCCAGCGGTCGGACGGGGCCGGAGGTGACGACGGGCGGCACAGACAAGGCCGAAGGGTTTTTGCGAAGGTTGGTTTGGGTATGGCTACGAACATCTATGTGGGCAACCTGCCCTGGAGCACGACGACGGAGGACCTCTACGCCCTGTTCCAGCAGTACGGGGTGGTGAGCCGGGCCCAAGTGATCATCGACCGGGAGACGGGGCGATCGCGGGGCTTCGGGTTCGTGGAGATGCCGAACGAGGAGGAAGCCCAGGCGGCGATCGCCGCGCTCAATGAGGCCCAGTACCAGGGTCGGCCGCTGACGGTGAATGTGGCTCGGCCACGGGAAGCGGGCGGCGGACGGGGAGGACCCCGGCGGGGCGGCGGCTACGGCGAACGCCACGGCGGCGGGGGCGGCGGCTACGGCTACGGTCGGGAGCGCTATTGATTCCCTTCCTGCCGATTTTTCCGAACCTGTTGCCCCTTTTCCCGAATCTGTACCATTAGACAGTGAGGCGGCCTCCGGTCATCCCCGGTCACCGGAGGCAGCACCGTTTTGTTTCACTCCCCAGCAAGTACCGGGGTGGCATGCGAGGGTTGACTCATGGCGAAAGAAGAGGGGATCGAAGTCGAAGGCCGGGTCAAAGAGGCCCTGGCGAACACCCAGTTCCGCGTCGAACTGGACATCGGCGGTGAAGTCATTGCCCACGTCTCCGGCAAGATGCGCAAAAACTTCATCCGCATCATTCCGGGAGACCGGGTCAAGGTGGAACTTTCCCCCTACGATCTCAAGCGCGGGCGCATCACCTACCGGGCCAAGCAGTGAAGGCCGGGCGGTTCCGCTCCCGCGGCGATCGTTCCTGTGAAATTCCTCCCACGGGCAGATTCTCAGTCGATCCACGCCACCGCTTTGGAGGTGAGCCGAGGAGAGCGTCTGGCCGAAGAGGCGTTGTCGCTCGGCTAGCTTGCCGCTTGGCATTGGCCGCACTTCCCCATCCCAAGAGCCTCAGGATTACCGGCATCCCCGGTCGCGTGAATCCGCCACGGCGGGTGCACTTCCGCTTGCCTTCTCGTCGCCCCACCGCTCCCCTGGGCCCGTACTTTTCCGACAGGCAACCTCCGGTTGCGTTGGTCTCTTTCACTCTTGGCTTTGGCGGGGCAAGCACTTGAGACAATCTGGACGAGCGGAGGTATTTTTTACTTGACGCAGGGGGGCTGCTTTGTCAAACTTATCCCTGTCGCCTGTCCCCCTTGGGGGAATGGAAGTTTCCCCCCATTGTCCCAGCCACGGAGGGTGCAAGCATGTTATTCACAGCAGAAGCAAAAGCGCAAGGCTGGCGAGCGGTGGCCGTCTTCGACGATGGCCGTCCGGAAGGTTTGGTCTTCGTGGGCCGTTCCTCCACGCATGTGCGGCAGGAGTACGCCGCCGCCTTCCTGGAACTCTACGACGAGGAGGATCGCGCCCACGTGACGGCCATCGAGCTACAGCAGTGGGTAGGGGCGCCGGATGCCGGCTACTGGACGAAGAAGAACACGCTCAAGATTCCGGTGCCGAGTAAAGCCGCGGTCAAGGTGAAGGCCGCCGCCTGAGACTCAGGTCTGAGAGTCAGGCCTGAAAAGTTGCCGTTCGCAACCGCCGCCTGAGATTCGCGCTGGATGCGCACCCGCTTCCCTCCGCTTGCGGGTCATCGGTGTTGGGCTAGCCGCCGCGGGGGAGGGAAGTCGAGCCGGCGGATTTCCCCCTGCGCGCTTCCTGCACCTCCTCCCGTTCTCCCCGGCCTGCCAGCGGCTACAATGGTTGGTATGGCCGATCGGGTGCCGTTACGTGTCAGTCAATTCCAGGTGCCGGTGGAAGAGCCGGAGGATGGACTGCCGGAGCAAGTGGCGGAGGCGCTGGGTCTGACCCCCGGCGACCTGCTGCACTGGCGTGTGGTGCGCAAGGCGCTCGATGTGCGAGACAAGCAGAACCTGCGCTTTGTGTACACGCTGGAGATCGAGACGACGGCGGAGGCGGCAGAGCACGCCCAGCAGTGGGTGGAGCTGACCGGCAGTCCACTGGTGGTGGCGGTGCGATCGGAGCCGCCGTTTTGCATGCCACCGCCGGGTTCGCAACCGTTGGGCAGCCGTCCGGTCGTGGTGGGGTCCGGCCCGGCGGGTCTGGTCTGTGCCTATTTCCTGGCGCTGCACGGCTATGCGCCGCTGGTGCTGGAACGGGGCGCCCCCGTTCAGGAGCGCATCCGCCATGTGCGGGCCTTCGACGCCGGCGGACCGCTGCATCCAGAGAGCAACTACCTCTTCGGCGAAGGCGGGGCGGGGACCTTCTCTGACGGCAAACTCACCTGCCGCAACTTCGGGCCGGATGCCCTGCGCGTCCTGGAACTGCTCGCCGAGTGCAAGGGGCAGCAGCCGGGCAAGCCGAACATCCTCTACTATCATCGCCCCCATCTGGGGAGCAACCGCCTGCCGGCTGTGGTCAAGGCCCTGCGACAGCGGATCGAGCGGCTCGGCGGCGAGGTGCGCTTCTACACCCGTGTCGAAGACCTGCATTTCGACAGCGGCGGCATCCGGGGGCTGAGCACCTCCAGCGGCTACCTGCCCGCCCAGGTCGTGGTGCTGGCCATCGGCCACAGTGCCCGCGATACCTTCCGCATGCTGGCCCGCCGCGGCGTACCCCTCTCCCCCAAGCCGTTCCAGTTTGGCGTACGTGTCGAACATCCCCAGGAACTGGTCAATGCCGTGCAGTATGGCCCGCGCCAGGACTATTACGTCCAGAAGCTGGGCAATGCGGACTACTCCCTCATTGTCAACGACAGCCGCTGGCCGCTTTACTCCTTCTGCATGTGTGCCGGAGGGTACATCATTCCCAGCGTGTCCGCGCCGGGGTATTTCTGCACCAACGGGATGAGTTTGAGCCGGCGGGATTCCCCCTACGCCAACAGCGGGCTAGTCACCACGTTGCCGGTGTCGGCCTTTGGCGGCAGCACCGCTTTGGCGGGAGTGGAATTGCAGGAGCGGTACGAAGCCCGCGCCTTTGAGCTAGGCGGCGGGGCGGACTATCGCTGCCCGGCCCAACTCGCCCGCGACTTCCTCCAGCAGCGCCGCTCGGCCCGCTTGCCGTCGAGCAGCTATCCGCGGGGCTTGACCAGTGCGGAATTGCGCGAGGTTTTGCCGCCTTTGGTCATCACTGCCTTGGAAAAAGGCCTGCGTGTGATGGATCGCTACTGGCGAGGGCGGTTCCTGCCGGAAGCGCTGCTGGTCGGTCCGGAAGCCCGCGGCAGCTCCCCGCTGCGCATCGACCGTGATCCGCAGACGCGGCAGTCCCCCGGCGTTCCCGGCCTCTATCCCGTGGGGGAAGGGGCAGGCTATGCCGGCGGCATCGTCTCCGCCGCCGTCGATGGCTTGCGCACCGCACGGGCCATCATCGCCACCTATGCTCCGTTGCAAGTGCCGGCCGCGGTCGGTTGATCGATGGGGAAACCGCCTCCCCGGCGAAACTGGGGACCTGAACAGAGCGGCTCCCGGTTCTCGCCGCTTTCCCTTCCTCCCTTCATCTCCTTTTTGCTTGCAATCCCTGGCGTGCCGATAGTACATTACATAACGTTCCAGTAACTGCCCCAGAATCGGGGGTGCGCCCTTTCTGTTCCGCAACGATTCCTGGAGACGCTGCCATGCGCTCGCTGCTGCTAGTGGGAATGACCGCCGCCTTGTTGGGCGGGGCGGTTTGGCTGGCTCAGACTCAATCCGCCGTGGGTCCTCAAGCGGGTGGACCTGCCGGTTCAGACCCAAACCAGATTCAGATCGAAAAAGGGGCGAAAAATCCCTGGACGAGCTTGCAGATCAACGCCGATCCGGAGCAATTCCAGTTCGCGGTGGTAGCGGACCGCACCGGGGGTCACCGCCCCAAGGTATTCTCCCAGGCGGTGCACCGCATCAACCTGTTGCAGCCGGAGTTCGTCGTCTCCGTCGGAGATTTGATCGAAGGGTACACCCTCAAGGAAGATGTGGTGACGCAGGAATGGCAGGAGTTCGACGGTTATGTCCGCCACTTCGCCATGCCCTTCTTCTATGTACCGGGGAACCACGATCTGACCAACCCGATGCAGGTCCGCGTTTGGGATGAGCGGTACGGCCGGCGGTACTATTCGTTTCTGTACAAAAACGTGCTGTTTCTTTGCCTGAGTTCCGAGTCGCCGCCGGATGGCATGGGCACGATCGATCCCCAGCAGCAGAAGTGGGTGGCGCAGGTGCTGGCGGCCCATCCCAACGTCCGCTGGACGTTCGTCTTTTTGCACAAGCCGCTGTGGACGGACCGCGACTTAGAGAAGAACGGCTGGGCGGCGGTGGAGCAAGCCTTAGCGGGGCGCAACTACACCGTCTTCTGCGGCCACGTCCACCGCTATCAGCTCTTCCGCCGCCACGGCATGGATTACTACCAGCTTGCCACCACGGGGGGCGGCAGCCGCATGCGCGGCGTGGACTACGGCGAATTCGACCACATCGCCTGGGTGACGATGAAAAAAGACCGGCCGGTCATCGCCCAGGTGCTCCTGGATGGCATCTTGCCGCCCGATCTGCGTGTCCCGGATAGCGACGAAAAGGGCGTGCCGGTCAAGAAAGTGGCCACCTATCCCGCGGGCGGTGTGGTGACGCTCAATGGCCAGCCCCTGCCGCGCGCCGCCGTGACCTTGCACCGCTACATCGAAACCAGCAAGACCTACCGTGCCGTCAGCGATGGCTGGACCGATGAGACCGGCCGCTTCCAACTGAGTACCTATACGCGCTTCGATGGCGCCCCGGAAGGAGAGTTCGTCGTCACCGTCCGCCTGGCTCCCAAACTCCTGAACCTGGGCGGACCCGCGGAAAAGTCCCCCATTCCCGAACGCTACAGCACCCCGGCGCGCTCCCCCTTGCGGGTCAAAATCACACCCGCCGCCAACGACTTGAAACTGGAGCTGACCGATTGAAACTGAAACTGACCGGCTCGTGACGGGTGCTGCCGACGATGCGAAAACAGGACTTGACCGGTCCATGACCGGCCCAGACCAATCCCACGGATTCGGGAAGCCGCGGTAAAACCAAGCTTTCCGATTCCCAGGTGCCTATCCCATGACGCGTTGGGTTCGCCTGCTCGAAGGACTCACCCTGGGGGTGATCCTCTACAGCGTTGTTATCTTCACCGTGGAGTTGGAATGGAGCGCCGAAACTGAGGAGCTGCCTCCCTTCTTCGCCTACTCGGAGCTGGCCATCACAGCCTTCTTCACTGTGGAGTATTTTGTCCGCTGGGCGGCTTCCCGCAGTTGGCGCTACCCCTTCAAGCCGATGGCTCTGGTCGACTTGCTCGCCCTGTTGCCGTTTTACCTGACCTTTCTGGTGGACCTGCGGGCCTTGCGCCTCATCCGCCTGCTGCGCCTGGTGCGGCTGCTCAAACTCTACCGTTACACAACGGCTTTGCACAGCATCCGCAACGCTTTCCACCGGGTCCGCTACGAATTCGGAGTCATCGGCTTTGCCCTCTTCACGTTGAGCTGGATCTGTGCCGTCATCCTTTACGAAAGCGAGCGGGAAGCGCAGCCGGAGGCAATGCGACACTTCTCCGATGCCGCCTGGTATGTGATCGTCACCTTGACCACGGTGGGTTACGGCGACAAAGTGCCAGTGACGCCGCTCGGCAAGCTTACCGCCGCCGCCTTGATGCTCGGCGGCCTGGGACTGTTCGGCACCTTCGTCAGCCTCATCGGCGGGGCCTTCGTGGAGGAGCTGCGCTTGCGCCGCCTCCGCCATCACCACCATCACCACCATCCTGTGCCGCTGCTGGTGCTGCCGCCGACCCAGCCGGGTGAGCCGCCCCGCTGCTTCCAGCCTCACGAGATCATCCAGGCCCTTGAACAGGGCCAATTCGCCGCCCACGACCCAGCAGCCCTCGCGGAACTCCGCCAACTCCTCCTCGCCGCCTGCCAGTGGATTGTCCACGAACAGCAGCATGTTCATCCGTCTCACCCGCCGAACTGATGCAACCGCTTCCCCCCGCCTGTTCTGCCTCGCTTCCATTCGCTTTCCCGTCCATTGAAGCTGATCGTGCCCTTGCCTTGCGGCTAGGGGTGGTGTGCAGGCTCAAGCAGCCGCTCGATCGGCCTCCGGTCGATCCGAGCGGTCACCCTCCGGCGATGAGATGTGACCATAATTTTTTCGTGGAAGAGAGGTCTATTCATCTCACAGTATGATCTTCTCTTCTCCAGCAAAAATTTAGACTATTTTTGGATATACAATTCCTTGTTCAGCGTCAGACAGTGTCATAGGATGGAGTGTCTGCCTCGCATCGTCCCTGCTGACGGGTCGCCATAACGGGAACAGGAGGGCGGAGGTGTACGCGGTTGGGGATATTGTGACGTTGAGGTGTCAGGATGAAAGCCATGGTGAAGCCTCGCCCAATTCATGCGTGGCCGGTGGGTAGGGGGGTAGAGGCAGGAGGCCGTGACTCGGAGCAGGGAGGGTGCAGGCAAGGAGCGGTGGAGCAGAGGGCACTCCGCCGGTACGGCTTCACGCTCATCGAGCTGTTGGTGGTGATCGCCATCATCGCCATTCTCATCGGGCTGCTTTTGCCCGCGGTGCAGAAGGTCCGGGAGGCGGCAGCCCGCATCCAATGCGGCCATCATCTCAAACAGATCGCCTTAGCTGCTCACAATGCCCATGATGCCCAGGGATCATTCCCGCCCGGTTTAGGGTACTGGGGAGCAAACGCCTACGGCACCTTCCATTTCCATCTCC
This portion of the Thermogemmata fonticola genome encodes:
- a CDS encoding RNA recognition motif domain-containing protein, encoding MATNIYVGNLPWSTTTEDLYALFQQYGVVSRAQVIIDRETGRSRGFGFVEMPNEEEAQAAIAALNEAQYQGRPLTVNVARPREAGGGRGGPRRGGGYGERHGGGGGGYGYGRERY
- a CDS encoding NAD(P)/FAD-dependent oxidoreductase; translation: MADRVPLRVSQFQVPVEEPEDGLPEQVAEALGLTPGDLLHWRVVRKALDVRDKQNLRFVYTLEIETTAEAAEHAQQWVELTGSPLVVAVRSEPPFCMPPPGSQPLGSRPVVVGSGPAGLVCAYFLALHGYAPLVLERGAPVQERIRHVRAFDAGGPLHPESNYLFGEGGAGTFSDGKLTCRNFGPDALRVLELLAECKGQQPGKPNILYYHRPHLGSNRLPAVVKALRQRIERLGGEVRFYTRVEDLHFDSGGIRGLSTSSGYLPAQVVVLAIGHSARDTFRMLARRGVPLSPKPFQFGVRVEHPQELVNAVQYGPRQDYYVQKLGNADYSLIVNDSRWPLYSFCMCAGGYIIPSVSAPGYFCTNGMSLSRRDSPYANSGLVTTLPVSAFGGSTALAGVELQERYEARAFELGGGADYRCPAQLARDFLQQRRSARLPSSSYPRGLTSAELREVLPPLVITALEKGLRVMDRYWRGRFLPEALLVGPEARGSSPLRIDRDPQTRQSPGVPGLYPVGEGAGYAGGIVSAAVDGLRTARAIIATYAPLQVPAAVG
- a CDS encoding metallophosphoesterase gives rise to the protein MRSLLLVGMTAALLGGAVWLAQTQSAVGPQAGGPAGSDPNQIQIEKGAKNPWTSLQINADPEQFQFAVVADRTGGHRPKVFSQAVHRINLLQPEFVVSVGDLIEGYTLKEDVVTQEWQEFDGYVRHFAMPFFYVPGNHDLTNPMQVRVWDERYGRRYYSFLYKNVLFLCLSSESPPDGMGTIDPQQQKWVAQVLAAHPNVRWTFVFLHKPLWTDRDLEKNGWAAVEQALAGRNYTVFCGHVHRYQLFRRHGMDYYQLATTGGGSRMRGVDYGEFDHIAWVTMKKDRPVIAQVLLDGILPPDLRVPDSDEKGVPVKKVATYPAGGVVTLNGQPLPRAAVTLHRYIETSKTYRAVSDGWTDETGRFQLSTYTRFDGAPEGEFVVTVRLAPKLLNLGGPAEKSPIPERYSTPARSPLRVKITPAANDLKLELTD
- a CDS encoding ion transporter codes for the protein MTRWVRLLEGLTLGVILYSVVIFTVELEWSAETEELPPFFAYSELAITAFFTVEYFVRWAASRSWRYPFKPMALVDLLALLPFYLTFLVDLRALRLIRLLRLVRLLKLYRYTTALHSIRNAFHRVRYEFGVIGFALFTLSWICAVILYESEREAQPEAMRHFSDAAWYVIVTLTTVGYGDKVPVTPLGKLTAAALMLGGLGLFGTFVSLIGGAFVEELRLRRLRHHHHHHHPVPLLVLPPTQPGEPPRCFQPHEIIQALEQGQFAAHDPAALAELRQLLLAACQWIVHEQQHVHPSHPPN
- the infA gene encoding translation initiation factor IF-1, which translates into the protein MAKEEGIEVEGRVKEALANTQFRVELDIGGEVIAHVSGKMRKNFIRIIPGDRVKVELSPYDLKRGRITYRAKQ
- a CDS encoding sigma-54-dependent transcriptional regulator: MAKLLIIDDETNILYSLQEGLASEELSVVTAKTARRGLALLARELPDVVILDVRLPDMAGLDLFDRIKEQAPRVPVIIITAYATTETAIEAMKRGAFDYLLKPVDLHHLRDVVHKAIELRRMQSVRAVFDQPERPGEDPIIGHSPAMQEVYKAIGRIAPQDVNVLILGESGTGKELVARALYQHSRRADRPFLAINCAAIPDSLLESELFGHEKGAFTGADRQRIGKFEQAHGGTLFLDEIGDMSPATQAKVLRVLQDQQFERVGGSETIAVDVRVIAATNQKLEALVEQGRFRSDLYYRLNGVTIHLPPLRERKEDIPLLVDHFLRLANRKLEKNVKGVAPDALRILEAHDWPGNVRELQNVIRYAVIQAVGEVLTVDCLPASVRGGPAPQTGRSAEDPLDVRRLVRDMLAFGTPDIYRRVIAEVDRVVLEEVLRHVGGNQVHASELLGISRTTLRAKLAADKTSILHGPLPENS